In the genome of Nymphaea colorata isolate Beijing-Zhang1983 chromosome 9, ASM883128v2, whole genome shotgun sequence, one region contains:
- the LOC116260188 gene encoding uncharacterized protein LOC116260188, which yields MVEFFVFELVNRLEILENSSFSFTIGAVFRLKAATRQSTFDPAMVIAVPGALDHQDWGVNVDTLMSHGPQRHCFRIVMGQAGALAVYHGKDSNLWLCGHSLGAAVATLVGEQMTMKGGIAGQLVGGINAGKVGHVAGDMAVHAESIHDKDKEKQWQMQCFDNLNKSDPRVYVNPKDWLCKRYIKYFGIKMKGSP from the exons ATGGTGGAATTCTTTGTCTTCGAGCTCGTCAACCGTCTTGAAATCTTGGAGAATTCTTCGTTTTCTTTCACTATTGGCGCAGTTTTCCGGCTAAAAGCCGCAACTAGACAATCCACTTTTGATCCGGCCATGGTCATCGCAGTTCCCGGCGCACTCGACCATCAAGACTGGGGCGTAAATGTTGACACGTTGATGAGCCACGGTCCTCAGCGCCACTGTTTCAGGATCGTCATGGGACAAGCAGGAGCACTTGCCGTTTATCATGGCAAGGATAGCAACCTCTGGCTGTGCGGTCATTCCCTCGGGGCGGCTGTTGCCACACTTGTAGGGGAGCAGATGACCATGAAGGG GGGTATAGCAGGGCAGCTGGTTGGTGGGATCAATGCTGGTAAGGTTGGCCATGTTGCCGGTGATATGGCCGTTCATGCAGAGAGTATCCATGACAAGGACAAGGAGAAGCAGTGGCAGATGCAATGCTTTGACAATCTGAACAAATCGGATCCTCGTGTATACGTGAACCCGAAGGACTGGCTTTGTAAGCGTTACATAAAGTACTTCGGGATAAAGATGAAAGGGTCTCCATAG
- the LOC116261344 gene encoding GDSL esterase/lipase At4g10955-like isoform X2, which produces MATDNFDHQGPKYLTNLDWENHEHQRIVAACLVKAAYVLEGDRREGRSGEDQLAPPCIGAVFRLKAASGTSPFAPAMVIAVRGTIDHHDWGVNVDTLLGRGRQRHSCRIVMEKAESLVREHGMESNLWLCGHSLGATVATFVGDQMAKKGCFFTTFLFNPPYILNRRSKDGFIQKLDDIMQAAGGLVGALMVGNVGFAGANLYAVAKILHDMDKEKKEQLQHFDNMKAGDQAALAKNLHDKERQDQLQQFDNLNKWDPRVYVNPKDYLCTRYIKYFKNKKMKGSPNKLPKRLASATLFINWDKPGDRCLRSKVAHSIMQCFVKPEDTYRLFKEAHSIMQWWKPGLRVEAKRYVMA; this is translated from the exons ATGGCAACAGACAATTTCGATCATCAAGGGCCTAAATACTTGACAAATCTGGACTG GGAAAACCATGAGCATCAGAGAATAGTGGCAGCCTGTTTAGTCAAGGCTGCTTATGTTCTCGAAGGTGATCGGAGGGAGGGACGTAGCGGTGAAGATCAGCTGGCCCCCCCATG CATTGGCGCAGTTTTCCGGCTAAAAGCAGCAAGCGGAACATCCCCCTTTGCTCCGGCCATGGTCATCGCGGTTCGCGGCACAATTGACCATCATGACTGGGGCGTTAATGTTGACACGCTTCTGGGCCGCGGCCGTCAGCGCCACTCTTGCAGGATCGTCATGGAAAAAGCAGAATCACTCGTTCGTGAGCATGGCATGGAAAGCAACCTCTGGCTGTGCGGTCACTCCCTCGGGGCGACTGTTGCCACATTTGTAGGGGATCAGATGGCCAAGAAGGGGTGTTTTTTCACGACCTTTCTGTTCAATCCTCCCTACATCTTGAATCGAAGATCAAAAGATGGATTTATACAGAAACTTGATGATATCATGCAGGCAGCAGGGGGCCTGGTCGGTGCGCTCATGGTTGGTAATGTTGGGTTTGCCGGCGCTAATCTGTACGCTGTTGCAAAGATTCTCCATGACATggacaaggagaagaaggagcAGCTGCAACACTTTGACAATATGAAGGCCGGTGATCAGGCCGCTCTTGCAAAGAATCTCCATGACAAGGAGAGGCAGGACCAGCTGCAACAATTTGACAATCTGAACAAGTGGGATCCTCGTGTATACGTGAACCCGAAGGACTACCTTTGTACGCGTTACATAAAGTACTTCAAGAACAAAAAGATGAAAGGGTCTCCGAATAAGCTGCCCAAAAGGCTTGCATCTGCCACTCTTTTTATCAACTGGGATAAACCAGGGGACAGATGCCTACGCTCCAAAGTGGCGCATTCCATCATGCAATGCTTTGTTAAACCAGAAGACACATACCGACTCTTCAAAGAGGCACATTCCATCATGCAATGGTGGAAGCCGGGCCTTCGAGTGGAGGCCAAGCGTTATGTGATGGCCTGA
- the LOC116261344 gene encoding GDSL esterase/lipase At4g10955-like isoform X1 yields the protein MATDNFDHQGPKYLTNLDWENHEHQRIVAACLVKAAYVLEGDRREGRSGEDQLAPPWWEFFGFELISTLVNLESSLSSFSIGAVFRLKAASGTSPFAPAMVIAVRGTIDHHDWGVNVDTLLGRGRQRHSCRIVMEKAESLVREHGMESNLWLCGHSLGATVATFVGDQMAKKGCFFTTFLFNPPYILNRRSKDGFIQKLDDIMQAAGGLVGALMVGNVGFAGANLYAVAKILHDMDKEKKEQLQHFDNMKAGDQAALAKNLHDKERQDQLQQFDNLNKWDPRVYVNPKDYLCTRYIKYFKNKKMKGSPNKLPKRLASATLFINWDKPGDRCLRSKVAHSIMQCFVKPEDTYRLFKEAHSIMQWWKPGLRVEAKRYVMA from the exons ATGGCAACAGACAATTTCGATCATCAAGGGCCTAAATACTTGACAAATCTGGACTG GGAAAACCATGAGCATCAGAGAATAGTGGCAGCCTGTTTAGTCAAGGCTGCTTATGTTCTCGAAGGTGATCGGAGGGAGGGACGTAGCGGTGAAGATCAGCTGGCCCCCCCATGGTGGGAATTCTTTGGCTTCGAGCTCATCTCCACTCTTGTAAACTTGGAGAgttctttgtcttctttcagCATTGGCGCAGTTTTCCGGCTAAAAGCAGCAAGCGGAACATCCCCCTTTGCTCCGGCCATGGTCATCGCGGTTCGCGGCACAATTGACCATCATGACTGGGGCGTTAATGTTGACACGCTTCTGGGCCGCGGCCGTCAGCGCCACTCTTGCAGGATCGTCATGGAAAAAGCAGAATCACTCGTTCGTGAGCATGGCATGGAAAGCAACCTCTGGCTGTGCGGTCACTCCCTCGGGGCGACTGTTGCCACATTTGTAGGGGATCAGATGGCCAAGAAGGGGTGTTTTTTCACGACCTTTCTGTTCAATCCTCCCTACATCTTGAATCGAAGATCAAAAGATGGATTTATACAGAAACTTGATGATATCATGCAGGCAGCAGGGGGCCTGGTCGGTGCGCTCATGGTTGGTAATGTTGGGTTTGCCGGCGCTAATCTGTACGCTGTTGCAAAGATTCTCCATGACATggacaaggagaagaaggagcAGCTGCAACACTTTGACAATATGAAGGCCGGTGATCAGGCCGCTCTTGCAAAGAATCTCCATGACAAGGAGAGGCAGGACCAGCTGCAACAATTTGACAATCTGAACAAGTGGGATCCTCGTGTATACGTGAACCCGAAGGACTACCTTTGTACGCGTTACATAAAGTACTTCAAGAACAAAAAGATGAAAGGGTCTCCGAATAAGCTGCCCAAAAGGCTTGCATCTGCCACTCTTTTTATCAACTGGGATAAACCAGGGGACAGATGCCTACGCTCCAAAGTGGCGCATTCCATCATGCAATGCTTTGTTAAACCAGAAGACACATACCGACTCTTCAAAGAGGCACATTCCATCATGCAATGGTGGAAGCCGGGCCTTCGAGTGGAGGCCAAGCGTTATGTGATGGCCTGA